In one Bordetella pertussis 18323 genomic region, the following are encoded:
- a CDS encoding IS481-like element IS481 family transposase: MNTHKHARLTFLRRLEMVQQLIAHQVCVSEAARAYGVTAPTVRKWLGRFLAQGQAGLADASSRPTVSPRAIAPAKALAIVELRRKRLTQARIAQALGVSASTVSRVLARAGLSHLADLEPAEPVVRYEHQAPGDLLHIDIKKLGRIQRPGHRVTGNRRDTVEGAGWDFVFVAIDDHARVAFTDIHPDERFPSAVQFLKDAVAYYQRLGVTIQRLLTDNGSAFRSRAFAALCHELGIKHRFTRPYRPQTNGKAERFIQSALREWAYAHTYQNSQHRADAMKSWLHHYNWHRPHQGIGRAVPISRLNLDEYNLLTVHT, from the coding sequence ATGAACACCCATAAGCATGCCCGATTGACCTTCCTACGTCGACTCGAAATGGTCCAGCAATTGATCGCCCATCAAGTTTGTGTGTCTGAAGCGGCCCGCGCCTATGGGGTCACCGCGCCGACTGTGCGCAAATGGCTGGGCCGCTTCCTGGCTCAGGGCCAGGCGGGCTTGGCCGATGCGTCCTCGCGCCCGACGGTCTCGCCCCGAGCGATTGCGCCGGCCAAGGCGCTGGCTATCGTGGAGCTGCGCCGCAAGCGGCTGACCCAAGCGCGCATCGCCCAGGCGCTGGGCGTGTCAGCCAGCACCGTCAGCCGCGTCCTGGCCCGCGCCGGTCTGTCGCACCTGGCCGACCTGGAGCCGGCCGAGCCGGTGGTGCGCTACGAGCATCAGGCCCCCGGCGATCTGCTGCACATCGACATCAAGAAGCTGGGACGTATCCAGCGCCCTGGCCACCGGGTCACGGGCAACCGACGCGATACCGTTGAGGGGGCCGGCTGGGACTTCGTCTTCGTGGCTATCGATGACCACGCCCGCGTGGCCTTCACCGACATCCACCCCGACGAGCGCTTCCCCAGCGCCGTCCAGTTCCTCAAGGACGCAGTGGCCTACTACCAGCGCCTGGGCGTGACCATCCAGCGCTTGCTCACCGACAATGGCTCGGCCTTTCGCAGCCGCGCCTTCGCCGCGCTGTGCCATGAGCTGGGCATCAAGCACCGCTTTACCCGACCTTACCGCCCACAGACCAATGGCAAGGCCGAACGCTTCATCCAGTCGGCCTTGCGTGAGTGGGCTTACGCTCACACCTACCAGAACTCCCAACACCGAGCCGATGCCATGAAATCCTGGCTACACCACTACAACTGGCATCGACCCCACCAAGGCATCGGGCGCGCTGTACCCATCTCCAGACTCAACCTGGACGAATACAACCTATTGACAGTTCACACCTAG
- a CDS encoding SulP family inorganic anion transporter: MASSPADTPHRSWLRWLPGLAVLKTYQAAWLPRDLAAGLVLTAMLVPVGIAYAEASGVPGVYGLYATIVPLLAYALFGPSRILVLGPDSALAAPILAVVLSVSEGDPMRAVATASLMAIVSGLFCIILGLLRLGFITELLSKPIRYGYMNGIALVVLASQLPKLFAIPTDDGGPLRELWQLAQAVLDGKTNGYSLAVGSATLVLILLLKRFKRLPGILIAVVLATLAVSLFGLDGRGVQVLGEIPQGLPGFTIPWLSNADLATIVLGGCAVALISFADTSVLSRTYAARTHTRVDPNQEMVGLGVANLATGFFQGFPVSSSASRTPVAEAAGSRTQLAGVVGALAVAALLLAAPNLLRHLPSSAMAAVVIAAAIGLFEFKDLRRIFRIQQWEFWLSMLCFAAVVAFGAIPGICLAVVVAVLEFLWDGWRPHFAVLGRVPDLRGYHDLKRYPHAALIDGLVLFRWDAPLFFANAELFQQRLLEAVQASPTPVRRVVVTAEPVTSVDVTSADMLRELSHHLAESGIALHFAEMKDPVRDKLKRFELSEVFGADRFHPTVESAVDDYLKRPPHGTIDP; encoded by the coding sequence ATGGCTTCCTCCCCTGCCGACACGCCCCACCGAAGCTGGCTGCGCTGGCTGCCCGGACTGGCCGTATTGAAGACCTACCAGGCCGCCTGGCTGCCGCGCGATCTGGCCGCCGGCCTGGTGCTCACGGCCATGCTGGTGCCGGTGGGCATCGCCTATGCCGAAGCGTCGGGCGTGCCGGGCGTCTATGGCCTGTACGCCACCATCGTCCCGCTGCTCGCCTACGCGCTGTTCGGCCCCAGCCGCATCCTCGTCCTGGGTCCGGATTCGGCGCTGGCCGCGCCCATCCTCGCGGTCGTGCTCAGCGTCTCGGAGGGCGACCCCATGCGCGCGGTGGCCACGGCCAGCCTCATGGCCATCGTCTCCGGGCTGTTCTGCATCATCCTGGGCCTGCTGCGGCTGGGATTCATCACCGAGCTGCTGTCCAAGCCCATCCGCTACGGCTACATGAACGGCATCGCGCTGGTCGTGCTGGCGAGCCAGCTGCCCAAGCTGTTCGCCATCCCCACCGACGACGGCGGCCCGCTGCGCGAACTCTGGCAGCTCGCGCAGGCCGTGCTCGACGGCAAGACCAACGGATACAGCCTTGCGGTGGGAAGCGCGACCCTGGTCCTCATCCTGCTGCTCAAGCGCTTCAAGCGCCTGCCCGGCATCCTGATCGCCGTCGTCCTGGCCACGCTGGCCGTCAGCCTGTTCGGCCTGGACGGCCGCGGCGTCCAAGTATTGGGCGAGATCCCGCAGGGGCTGCCCGGTTTCACCATACCGTGGCTCAGCAACGCCGACCTGGCCACGATCGTGCTGGGCGGCTGCGCCGTCGCCCTGATCTCGTTTGCCGACACCAGCGTGCTCTCGCGCACCTACGCCGCGCGCACGCATACGCGCGTCGACCCGAACCAGGAAATGGTCGGCCTGGGCGTGGCCAACCTCGCGACCGGCTTCTTCCAGGGCTTTCCGGTCAGCAGCAGCGCCTCGCGCACGCCCGTGGCCGAAGCCGCGGGCTCGCGCACCCAGCTGGCCGGCGTGGTCGGCGCGCTGGCCGTGGCCGCCCTGCTGCTGGCCGCGCCCAACCTGCTGCGCCACCTGCCCAGCAGCGCCATGGCCGCCGTCGTGATCGCCGCGGCCATCGGCCTGTTCGAATTCAAGGACCTGCGGCGCATCTTCCGCATCCAGCAATGGGAATTCTGGCTGTCCATGCTGTGCTTTGCCGCCGTGGTCGCATTCGGCGCCATTCCCGGCATCTGCCTGGCCGTCGTGGTCGCCGTCCTCGAATTCCTCTGGGACGGCTGGCGGCCGCACTTCGCCGTGCTCGGCCGCGTGCCCGACCTGCGCGGCTACCACGACCTGAAGCGCTACCCGCACGCCGCGCTGATCGACGGCCTGGTGCTGTTCCGCTGGGACGCGCCGCTGTTCTTCGCCAACGCCGAACTGTTCCAGCAGCGGCTGCTGGAAGCCGTGCAAGCCTCGCCCACCCCGGTGCGGCGCGTCGTGGTCACGGCCGAGCCCGTCACCAGCGTCGACGTCACCTCGGCCGACATGCTGCGCGAGCTGAGCCATCACCTGGCCGAGTCCGGCATCGCCCTGCACTTCGCCGAAATGAAGGACCCCGTGCGCGACAAACTCAAGCGCTTCGAACTGTCCGAGGTATTCGGCGCCGACCGCTTCCATCCCACGGTGGAGAGCGCCGTGGACGACTACCTGAAGCGGCCCCCGCACGGGACCATCGACCCGTAG
- a CDS encoding DJ-1/PfpI family protein, which translates to MFKRRLLQAALPLLLLSLGGFGAWLLSLPPAPAGLAGPPVAASETAALLASLAPTRRQRPLIAVVGINDATETTDYLVPTGILRRADVADVVTLASGPGPVRLFPALTVEADATLAAFDARNPAGADYVIVPAMSRDDDPAVLAWLREQARKGAIIIGVCAGAKVVAAAGLLDGKRATTHWYYLKELLGVNCQ; encoded by the coding sequence ATGTTCAAGCGCCGCCTCCTCCAGGCCGCACTGCCCCTCCTGCTGCTCTCGCTGGGAGGCTTCGGCGCCTGGCTGCTCAGTCTGCCGCCCGCTCCCGCCGGCCTGGCCGGCCCGCCCGTCGCGGCCAGCGAAACAGCCGCCCTGCTGGCCTCGCTGGCGCCCACCCGGCGGCAACGGCCGCTCATCGCCGTCGTGGGCATCAACGACGCCACCGAGACCACCGACTACCTGGTGCCCACCGGCATCCTGCGGCGCGCCGACGTGGCCGACGTCGTCACGCTGGCGAGCGGCCCCGGCCCGGTCAGGCTGTTTCCGGCGCTCACCGTCGAGGCCGACGCGACCCTCGCCGCCTTCGACGCGCGCAACCCCGCCGGCGCCGACTACGTCATCGTCCCCGCCATGAGCCGCGACGACGATCCCGCCGTCCTCGCCTGGCTGCGCGAGCAGGCGCGCAAGGGCGCAATCATCATCGGCGTGTGCGCCGGCGCCAAGGTCGTCGCCGCCGCGGGCCTGCTCGACGGCAAGCGCGCCACCACCCACTGGTACTACCTGAAGGAACTGCTAGGTGTGAACTGTCAATAG